The region TctgaatttttatattttatgaTGCGTTGGGTCCGCAGCATTTCAAAGAAATGcgcatttttgaaaattttggagaaaaaaagttgaggCGTTTAATCTAAAATTTCGTCCCAGAGTTAGAATAttctttcttgaaaaaacTGAATCGTAACTTTGTGAAAATGGATAAGATTTTAGGACCAAAATTCAGTATCGCGTCCACAAAACCAAAGAGTTGCTTGGACAAAAGCTTTGGATTGATTTCCATGTTAGTTTTGAGACAATAAATGTTTCATGATGAACAAAACTTTTGATTTAGCATTGCAAGTATTTTCGTCCGCTCATTCTCAAAATCTCTTCACGTTCGCTTTCCTGTTAAGAGAAGGTCCTGAGAACAATGCTTTATATTGACCAAGGTGAACAAATACCAATATCATTCCACAGCTTCTCCCTCCCAACCATGGCAGAAAGAGAATttctgttgttgctgtttttttttaatttttttttcacctttatgttttcaattattttccatGAACACCTAAAACAGTGATTTCGTGTTGCAACCGGCAGAATTATCTAGCCAGTCGGTTGAGTGTCAAGAGGAAAGCTAGCTTATGATTCTCATAGAGTGAGATTCCAAATGCCTTCTGACCATAGTGTGGTTGTGATGTTTTGTTGAACTGAAGCGATAACAAATAAATTCAGGCATTCCagcatttcaaagaaaaaaaaagtgcttttGGGAGGTGTTAACTACGCATACTAGCACAAGCTTATTTTCATATCTTTCGGCCGGAATTATTCGCCAAAGtagttaattttgttttcttattcaTGGTCATTAGGTGAATCTGAATACCCAGAGATTTTTGTGTCCATAAGTGGGTCTGATTCTGCAAGGTGTGGTCACCAAACTAATCCTTGTAAGTCAATAGCACAAGCGGTTCATCGAGTTAATAGAAATAATGGCCGAGTTTATCTCAACGGCACTGGAACGGAGCGAGAGCCATTCAATTGCAGCTCGGGAACGCAGCATGGAATAGAAGTTCAGAAAAATGTCAGTATATTGGGAATCACTTCAACACCAAACGTACACATCTCTTGTTTTGGAGGATTTCTTTTCCGCCGgacaactgaaagaaaattaacgatTTCTCTATCCGGCATTGTTTTCCAGCAAACCCCACTGACGTTTGAAGATTGCAATTTTGTGCAACTATCGAAGTGTTCCTTTCGGCATGCGTCAACGGCTGTTAAGGTTTACATAAAGAACATTTCAAACACCAAACTTAACATCCAAAGTTCGTCATTCCTTGACAACAGGGTGTCCTGTATTCGAATCTTGTTGgcatcaaaaaccaaaagaCCATTTCTCAGAGTTAATATCTCTGGCACGACTTTTCAGAGAAACGGTTGTATAGGAAACTACTCTCTCAAAGTTGGAGCAGTAACCATTGAGTCAAAGGTGAACACAATTTCACGTGTTGCCCAAGTGGAAATTTTATGCGCCGAAGCCAACTACACCAGAAACTGTGGTCATTTTCTTGGAATCAATCTGCCGAATGTGATTGTAAAAGGGGATTTCAGAGACGTAACACTTGAGGGAAATGCAGCTGGTCAGCACCGGAGGGGATCACCTATCGTGGAGAGTTTGTTTAGTTcgaaagcaagaaaatgctACGCAAAATTTGCAAACGTAAGCTGCAACAGCAACCGCTTATTGAGATGCATAGAGATCGAATGCGATGAATCTgatattgaaatccaaaattcttctttttatgATCAACACATTCCATACGGGAGAGGTGCAGCAATTTCACTAGAGGCAACAACTAACGCATTAATGCATGTGTTTGACAGTCTcttcaaaagcaacaaagCTGAAGCAGGTGGAGCTTTGTACCTACATAGTAAAAGTGGAACAATAGTACTATTGCTATCACGAGTTAATTTCACAGCGTGCGCCGCAGAAAAGTATGGAGGCACAATGTTGATCGGTTCTCCACGTGATACTTCAGGCACGAGCCGAAAAGCGACATCTAAGTTACTTGCAAACTTCAATGACATTCATGTTAACAGCTGCTCCGCCACTAAAGGAAGGAAACGGAGAAAATGCAACGGGTTCCATTTTCTTGTCTTTAGTGGAAACTTTACCATTAGCGATTCTTCCTGGACAAACAACAGGAATTGGATAGATGCGGCGTTTGTGGTGGAAAATACTGGCGGAAAAACCGACATCACTAtttcaaagtgtttttttgtgaaCAATTCTGCGCGTATAACAAGGTCAGTTATATCCGCGGCAGACAATAAATATGCAGGTAGCGTGCTCATTGAGAACACaacatttttaaatcaataCAAAAAGACTCGACACGGAAAAAAATACGCATTGCTTATCACTCCTGAGTTTAGAATGAAATTGTCTGATGTGGTCATTAGCTCGCATAATGCCACTGGGCTTGGAATATTCCACTTTGCAAGAACGAATCCTAAAGATAACAAGGTAAACATTGATATCATCAACTGCAAATTTCTTAACAGTGTACAAGACATTGTGGTCAGCCTAATAAATGCcattgaaatcaaatttaccATAACAAATTCCATCTTTTCAGCAAAGAACGCAGGACCAGAGGACCTTGGCATCCTTTTCAGGGAGAAAAGGAatttcatcatgaaaaacaaaacaaacactttTATAAGACTGGAAAACGTGACATTCATTTCTCGGCCTTGCAACGTTTTTGACCAGTTCATCCCAGGACGAAAAACTATTTATATACGAAATTCCACTTTCAAAGATGCCGT is a window of Acropora palmata chromosome 4, jaAcrPala1.3, whole genome shotgun sequence DNA encoding:
- the LOC141878350 gene encoding uncharacterized protein LOC141878350 — translated: METFIILLAVVLCCLSDGHSSGESEYPEIFVSISGSDSARCGHQTNPCKSIAQAVHRVNRNNGRVYLNGTGTEREPFNCSSGTQHGIEVQKNVSILGITSTPNVHISCFGGFLFRRTTERKLTISLSGIVFQQTPLTFEDCNFVQLSKCSFRHASTAVKVYIKNISNTKLNIQSSSFLDNRVSCIRILLASKTKRPFLRVNISGTTFQRNGCIGNYSLKVGAVTIESKVNTISRVAQVEILCAEANYTRNCGHFLGINLPNVIVKGDFRDVTLEGNAAGQHRRGSPIVESLFSSKARKCYAKFANVSCNSNRLLRCIEIECDESDIEIQNSSFYDQHIPYGRGAAISLEATTNALMHVFDSLFKSNKAEAGGALYLHSKSGTIVLLLSRVNFTACAAEKYGGTMLIGSPRDTSGTSRKATSKLLANFNDIHVNSCSATKGRKRRKCNGFHFLVFSGNFTISDSSWTNNRNWIDAAFVVENTGGKTDITISKCFFVNNSARITRSVISAADNKYAGSVLIENTTFLNQYKKTRHGKKYALLITPEFRMKLSDVVISSHNATGLGIFHFARTNPKDNKVNIDIINCKFLNSVQDIVVSLINAIEIKFTITNSIFSAKNAGPEDLGILFREKRNFIMKNKTNTFIRLENVTFISRPCNVFDQFIPGRKTIYIRNSTFKDAVCPHRHLSRHHNYFTGTGSVAILLPFDSLNKSGCVRNARKNVHRSWNYKSTVILVDSTFEGNAGLKAGAVLLINGNVTFTRCKFKNNFANKTSGHVYAAYGTGRIHFKDCSFLTTIKSTAANGVLFKRSTFLKSGSCGPLIIENTSMVSNFGRTNRSPMVLISNGGYVDIDNKSSIECSAGSKLLFENTTHFQHGYQINGSSCKFNVTVLRYSCVSCSPGFYSLQRGVVRGLDSRLFVHCLPCPFGATCVEKNVAARPNFWGYPNSSNSDGLIFYPCPEGYCQTPPRRSDTRQYNHCVGNRSGFLCGRCAPEYSETLFSTECRKKNQCNNHMFWIITFLYTSAMAVYLLTKPPILSFLWKQIFWFRKREGYTAIGELDETMDKSSESDGYLKIVFYFYQAAELLMVGSAEHLFLHKIPFVLSIIEVFNFEIRTLQRPIGCPFAGLTAVTKEVLLSGTIFLILAELVTIYCLHFASNKIRRKEGPSVIHFIAVIVELLLLGYERLAESSLNLMHCFPVGKENRLFIDAEIVCWQWWQYVFLAYIVVRGTLHLCVILWIVKTLRSRNLCQRVSGSVHISIAISDVLVIKESLFDKKQYFPSHTE